From the Dethiosulfovibrio russensis genome, the window ATCTTCTGGCCCGTTCCATCAAGCGACTTTTCATAATGGCTGAGACCCGCAGGGAAGGCGGGAAAAAACCGGTTTTCTTTTTGGAGACCGGCGAAAAAGGCATAAGGACCTGTTCTCCAGACAGCTGGGCTGCCGGAATCCTGGAATTGGCCGGAGGGATAAATGGAGCGTCCGATGCTTCTCCCTTGAGGGAGGGGAGCCCCTTGGCTCCCTACGGAATGGAGCGACTGATCGGGATAACTCCGACCTTGGATATCTACATAGTCCAGCAGGGCGCCATGAACGACGTGACGGAAAAATCCGTGTCCGAAAGGCCCTGGATAGAGATATTGAGGGGAAAGAGGATCCTATTTATAGACGAGAGAGACCTGAGCCGTCCGTCGGTCTACAGGATGGAGTCCACCGTTAGACGGCTGACGGATTTCTTCTTTTCCGAGGACCGTTAGACGGTTATGGATTGGGGACTATGGGGGGACTTCATAAGAGGGGAAACCATCCTGACTGTGAACGTCCTGATAGGCCTGTTCTTCGGGTGGCTCCTGGTGCGCTTCGGGGTCTCTGACAGGCTTTTGGCCCGTATAGGACCGAAAATCGCGAGATGGGGAATCCACCCGGACATAGTGACGGCTCTGGCCTTGAGCCTGGGGTCGTCAAGAGTAGCGGCCGGAATGCTGGCCTCAGCGGCTGAGCAGGGAAGGCTTGAGGACAGAGATCTGGTATGGGGAGTCCAGCTCATATCCTTTCCGGGATATCTGAGACGTTGGTCTACTTCCACCTTGGGTATGTCCATAGGATTGGCCGGTGTTGCCGGTGGAATATACGCTTTGTCTCTTTTGCTCAGAAGCGCCATCCGATTCTGTTTTTTTCTCGGACTTGTGTTGAGACACGGTCGGTCGGTCGATCTGAAGGAGGTCAACTGGCAAAGCAGCGGGAAGGTCCCCTCTCTGTGGGGAATGTTATACAGGACATTGCCATGGGGGTGGCTTTTTTTCGCCCTAGCCTTCTGGGGTATGCCCTTTTTGGAACCTCTGTTCAGGGAGTGGGGCAGGGGGCTGGCCATGTCTCCCGTGGCCTGGTCCGTGGCCTTGGCGGGGATGGCCCATAACTCCGCCGCCTTGGCCGCCGCTGGAGCAGCCGTCTCCGGAGGCCATATCTCCTCTGCGGAGGCCGTTTGGGCCCTTCTTGTGGGAAACTCTTTGGGAAGTCTATCCAGGATAGGGAGACAGAATCTGGCCTTTTGGTCCGGGCTCTTTCCGAAAAAAACGGTGTTAAAGCTTCTGTCTTGGTATCTTGGAACATTGCTTCCTCTCATGTTTCTTTGGATTTTAGCGGCTCTGTTGTTTTGTCGAGTTGTATGATTTACCCAGTTCTGATACAATGACCTCCGTCATCGAAAAGCTCCCTACAGGGGGCCCAGTCCCGTGCGGCGAGAGCCCGTGAACCCCGTCAGGTCCGGAAGGAAGCAGCGGTAAGCGGTGTCCCTTGGGTGCCACGGATCCCTGGGTCTCCTGTAGGGAGCTTTTTCTATTTTATCGGTGCTATGTCCACCAGTGCCTCTATAAGTTTCTGGAGCCTCTTCACGTCGACGTCGTTTTCGGATAAATCGTCGGTCATGCAGATGGAAATGTAGTTCTTGAGTATCTCCATACAGGCGTTCTGGAGCGCCTTTCTTGCGGCGGAAAGCTGTAGGAGAACGTCGCAACAATCCTTTTCCTCTATTATCATCCTCTGGATTCCCCTGAGCTGTCCCTCGACCCTTCGAAGTCGATTGAGCATGGCTTTTCTCTCCGGCGAGAGATCGTCCAGTTGTTCTATCAAAGACTGCGTCACTGTGCTACCCCTTCCCTTTTTTGAGGATACTCTATCCGAGTCTCTCACGATTCAAAAAACCTCGGTCATGGTAATATGAAGCTTCTTGATGGTCAAGTCCGACTATGCTATACTTTCCGATGGCCCATATTTGTATGGGTCGCATTCCACACATCGGGTCGGAGGTCGGGGTGGTGCCTTTTCGGTTCCCGTTCTCGTAGCCCGGTGGAGGATAAAAACCACATTCATTAAGGAGGAAACACCATGTCCGTAGTCAGCATGAAGCAGCTTCTCGAGTGCGGTGTCCATTTCGGTCACCAGACCCGCCGCTGGAACCCCAAGATGAAGCCGTTCATCTTCACCGAGAGAAACGGCGTCTACATCATCGACCTTCAGAAGACCGTCAAAGGACTTGAGAAGTCCTATTCTTTCCTGAGAGAGGTCTCCAAGGAAGGCGGCAGCGTTCTTTTCGTAGGGACCAAGCGCCAGGCTCAGGACACCATCAGAGAAGAGGCCATCCGCTGTGGTCAGCACTATATCAACCAGCGTTGGCTCGGTGGTTTGCTCACCAACTTCCAGACCATCCGTAAAAGGGTTCTCAAAATGGTCGAACTGGATCGCATGGAGTCCGACGGTTCCTGGAACGATCTTACCAAAAAAGAGGTAGTCCTGCTCAAAAAGCAGAAGGCCAAGCTCGAGAAGTACCTACTCGGCATAAAAAACATGAAGGTTCTTCCCGATGCCCTCTTCATCATCGATCCTCGTCGTGAGGATATCGCAGTCAAAGAGGCCAGGAAGATCGGCATACCGGTCATCTCCATAGTCGATACAAACTGCGATCCCGAGGTCATAGACTATCCCATCCCCGGAAACGACGACGCCATAAGGGCCATCAAGCTTATATCCGGGCTCATGGCAAGCGCCGTAATAGAGGGACGTCAGGGAGTGGACGGAGCCAACGGATCCGACGATTCCGACGATGTCAACGATAACGATATCATCGAGGTCAAGGAGAAACTCACCGAGGCATACGGAGAAGATACCGCCGAGGGTGAAGACTAATATCAGGACGGCCGTTGATAGAGCTGTCTTCTTTTTAAAGGAATAAGGGAGGATCTGACCATGGCAATCAGCGCATCTGACGTCAAGAGTCTTAGAGAACGTACCGGTTGTGGCATGATGGACTGCAAAAATGCCCTTGCCGAGTGCGATGGCAACGTAGAAAAGGCCGTCGACTACCTGAGGGAAAAAGGTTTGGCTAAGGCGGCCAAGAAGGCCAGCCGTGCGGCCAAAGAGGGAAGGGTGTTCTCCTACATCCACACCACCGGCAAGATCGGTGTCCTCCTAGAGCTCGACTGCGAGACCGATTTCGTGGCCAAAACCGATGAGTTCCAGGAGCTGGGACACGAGATAGCCATGCACGTGGCCGCTGCCGCTCCGATCTACGTATCTCCCGAGGAAGTTCCCTCGGAGGAGCTCGATCGCGAGATAGAGGTTTACCGTCAGCAGGCCCTTCAGGAGGGCAAGCCGGAAAATATCCTGGACAAGATCGCCGAGGGCAGGGTCCGCAAATACTACGAGACCGTGTGTCTTATGGAGCAGCCTTGGATCAGGGACGGCGACAAAAAGATCAAGGATCTCGTGATAGAGGCGGTCGCCAAGCTTGGCGAGAATATGGTGGTCCGTCGTTTCGCCAGATTCTCGATCGGAGAGTAGTTAGATCAACGATAGAGGGGCTCAGGGATTTCTTATCCTGGCCCCTTTTTTTTGGAAAAACACGGGGGGATTCGTCAGTGGCAGAGTTTAAATACAAGAGGATATTGTTGAAGCTTTCCGGAGAGGTGCTAGCCGGCAAGCTCGGTTTCGGATTGGACTTCGGCGCCATCAGGAGCATATCCCATCAGATCGTGGAGATCTCGAGAGCCGGAGTCGAGGTCGGACTGGTCGTAGGGGGAGGCAATTTCTTCAGAGGTAAACAGGCCGTCGACGAGGGCATAGAGAGATCCCAGGCCGATTACATGGGGATGTTGGGCACCGTTATAAACTCCCTGGCTCTTCAGGACGTATTGGAAAAACAGGGCATCCCCACCCGGGTCCAGACGGCCATCCAGATGCAGGAGATAGCCGAGCCCTATATCCGAAGAAGGGCTCTCAGACATATGGACAAGGGACGGGTTCTCATCTTCTCCGCCGGAACCGGCTCTCCCTATTTTTCCACCGATACGGCAGCGGCTCTCCGGGCCGCCGAGATAGGAGCCCAATGTCTCGTGAAGGCCACCAAGGTCGACGGAATATACGATAAAGATCCAATGAAGAACTCCGATGCCGTCCTCTACTCCTCCTT encodes:
- a CDS encoding metal-sensitive transcriptional regulator, with the protein product MTQSLIEQLDDLSPERKAMLNRLRRVEGQLRGIQRMIIEEKDCCDVLLQLSAARKALQNACMEILKNYISICMTDDLSENDVDVKRLQKLIEALVDIAPIK
- the rpsB gene encoding 30S ribosomal protein S2, whose product is MSVVSMKQLLECGVHFGHQTRRWNPKMKPFIFTERNGVYIIDLQKTVKGLEKSYSFLREVSKEGGSVLFVGTKRQAQDTIREEAIRCGQHYINQRWLGGLLTNFQTIRKRVLKMVELDRMESDGSWNDLTKKEVVLLKKQKAKLEKYLLGIKNMKVLPDALFIIDPRREDIAVKEARKIGIPVISIVDTNCDPEVIDYPIPGNDDAIRAIKLISGLMASAVIEGRQGVDGANGSDDSDDVNDNDIIEVKEKLTEAYGEDTAEGED
- the tsf gene encoding translation elongation factor Ts, with the protein product MAISASDVKSLRERTGCGMMDCKNALAECDGNVEKAVDYLREKGLAKAAKKASRAAKEGRVFSYIHTTGKIGVLLELDCETDFVAKTDEFQELGHEIAMHVAAAAPIYVSPEEVPSEELDREIEVYRQQALQEGKPENILDKIAEGRVRKYYETVCLMEQPWIRDGDKKIKDLVIEAVAKLGENMVVRRFARFSIGE
- the pyrH gene encoding UMP kinase, producing the protein MAEFKYKRILLKLSGEVLAGKLGFGLDFGAIRSISHQIVEISRAGVEVGLVVGGGNFFRGKQAVDEGIERSQADYMGMLGTVINSLALQDVLEKQGIPTRVQTAIQMQEIAEPYIRRRALRHMDKGRVLIFSAGTGSPYFSTDTAAALRAAEIGAQCLVKATKVDGIYDKDPMKNSDAVLYSSLTYMDALRQRIEVMDAAAFSLCMENKIPIVVMNVLEDGRLADFLIQGKKIGTIVSGE